A genomic stretch from Streptomyces sp. QL37 includes:
- a CDS encoding LLM class F420-dependent oxidoreductase, whose product MTSETRETFGRVGIWSGALHASRTDDAGRDAIAEAVAELEELKYGTLWIGGSPSVDDAAAVVSATRTVTVATGILSIWDHPAEEVAARVAAIDASADGRFVLGLGVSHGPMVPQYTKPYSEMVAYLDSLDAANPPVGPGRRVLAALGPKMLKLATDRALGAHPYLVTAEHTAEARTALGPDALLAPELSVVLDTDTDRARTTARSMLAMYLQLPNYTDNLLRLGFAESDFDGGGSVRLLDALFALGDAERVKARTQEYLDAGADHVALQILTADEGGGGLPRAEWRELAEVFGDEL is encoded by the coding sequence ATGACTTCTGAGACGCGTGAGACATTCGGACGGGTCGGCATCTGGAGCGGTGCGCTGCACGCGTCACGCACGGACGACGCGGGCAGGGATGCGATCGCGGAAGCGGTGGCCGAGCTCGAAGAGCTGAAGTACGGCACCCTCTGGATCGGAGGCAGCCCCTCGGTCGACGACGCCGCGGCCGTCGTCTCCGCCACCCGCACCGTCACCGTGGCGACCGGCATCCTGAGCATCTGGGACCACCCCGCCGAGGAGGTGGCGGCGCGGGTCGCCGCGATCGACGCGAGCGCGGACGGACGATTCGTGCTCGGCCTGGGCGTCAGCCACGGCCCGATGGTGCCGCAGTACACGAAGCCGTACAGCGAGATGGTGGCCTACCTCGACTCGCTCGACGCCGCGAACCCGCCGGTGGGCCCGGGACGCCGGGTCCTCGCCGCGCTCGGCCCGAAGATGCTGAAGCTCGCCACGGACCGCGCCCTGGGAGCGCACCCCTATCTCGTCACCGCGGAGCACACGGCGGAGGCGCGTACGGCGCTCGGCCCCGACGCGTTGCTCGCCCCGGAACTCTCGGTGGTCCTCGACACCGACACCGACCGGGCCCGCACCACCGCGCGCAGCATGCTGGCGATGTATCTCCAGCTGCCCAACTACACGGACAACCTGCTCCGCCTGGGGTTCGCGGAGAGCGACTTCGACGGCGGCGGCAGCGTCCGTCTCCTGGACGCGCTGTTCGCCCTGGGTGACGCCGAGCGTGTGAAGGCCAGGACCCAGGAGTACCTCGACGCGGGCGCCGACCACGTGGCACTCCAGATCCTCACCGCCGACGAGGGCGGCGGCGGCCTGCCGCGGGCCGAATGGCGCGAGCTGGCGGAGGTGTTCGGCGACGAGCTGTAG
- a CDS encoding bifunctional 5,10-methylenetetrahydrofolate dehydrogenase/5,10-methenyltetrahydrofolate cyclohydrolase, with translation MTPTRSARLMDGTTLAGRVVEEAAARAAEISRRTGTSPCLATVLVGDDPASVTYVRMKRARCAKAGIRSRLIGLPAATTTAALVDTLTSLSDDPEVHGILLQHPCGPHIDERTAFEAISPEKDVDGVTMHSFASMSFSLPGFVSCTPGGIMRLLEAYDVELAGKRAVVVGRSAILGRPVGMLLLAKDATVTYCHSRTADLSEIVREADIVVAAVGRPRLIRGADVKPGAVVIDAGYNAGNVGDVEFDTARTRAGLITPVPGGVGPMTIAVLLAQTVAAAAKQLGVQEL, from the coding sequence ATGACTCCGACCCGGTCGGCCCGGCTCATGGACGGCACCACCCTCGCCGGACGCGTCGTCGAAGAGGCCGCCGCCAGGGCGGCGGAGATCTCACGGCGCACGGGAACCAGCCCCTGTCTGGCGACGGTGCTGGTCGGAGATGACCCCGCCTCGGTCACATACGTCCGCATGAAACGGGCCCGCTGCGCCAAGGCCGGCATCCGGTCCCGACTCATCGGGCTGCCGGCCGCCACCACGACCGCCGCGCTGGTCGACACCCTCACGTCCCTCTCGGACGATCCGGAAGTCCACGGCATCCTGCTGCAGCATCCTTGCGGCCCGCACATCGACGAGCGAACGGCGTTCGAGGCCATCTCCCCGGAGAAGGACGTCGACGGGGTCACGATGCATTCCTTCGCCTCGATGAGCTTCTCCCTGCCGGGCTTCGTGTCCTGTACTCCCGGCGGGATCATGCGGTTGCTGGAGGCGTACGACGTCGAGCTCGCAGGCAAGCGCGCTGTCGTGGTCGGGCGCAGCGCGATTCTCGGCAGACCGGTCGGGATGCTGCTTCTCGCGAAGGACGCAACCGTGACGTACTGCCACTCGCGCACCGCGGACCTGTCGGAGATCGTCCGGGAGGCGGACATCGTGGTGGCAGCCGTAGGACGCCCCAGGCTGATCCGGGGTGCAGACGTCAAGCCCGGCGCCGTGGTGATCGACGCGGGCTACAACGCCGGCAACGTAGGCGACGTGGAGTTCGACACCGCCCGCACCCGAGCCGGTCTGATCACTCCGGTGCCCGGCGGCGTGGGCCCTATGACCATCGCGGTCCTCCTCGCGCAGACCGTGGCGGCGGCAGCGAAACAGCTCGGAGTACAGGAACTCTGA
- a CDS encoding chlorophyllase, protein MSASTHAAEAFDSPAPVLSVSPVVLPAPGRAVDLEVRVSAPVTGNGLPVILLSHGQGPSNHLSSLNGYAPLVNFWAAHGFVVIQPTHLSSRTLSLDPDTPGAPLYWRSRAEDMSSVLDQLDAIEAAVPQLLGRLDRTRVAVAGHSMGGHTASVLLGARVTDPADGADVAPADPRIKAGVLLAAPGRGGDALTEYAAENLPFISTTDFSTMTTPTLVVAGEKDASPHLTVRGPEWHTDAYVLSSGPKTLLTVFEAEHGLGGISGYDVAETTDENPERVSAVQRLTWAYLRTQLHPGDSAWQAACDALTTGPLAFGRVESTSR, encoded by the coding sequence ATGAGTGCATCGACCCACGCGGCGGAAGCTTTCGACTCCCCCGCCCCCGTCCTGTCGGTCAGTCCGGTGGTGCTGCCGGCTCCGGGACGCGCCGTGGATCTGGAGGTGCGGGTCTCCGCGCCCGTGACCGGGAACGGCCTGCCGGTCATCCTCCTCTCGCACGGACAGGGCCCCTCGAACCACCTGTCCTCACTGAACGGTTACGCCCCCCTCGTGAACTTCTGGGCGGCACACGGGTTCGTCGTGATCCAGCCGACGCATCTGAGCTCGAGGACGCTGAGCCTGGATCCCGACACCCCCGGCGCACCCCTGTACTGGCGTTCGCGGGCCGAGGACATGAGCAGCGTCCTCGATCAGCTCGACGCGATCGAGGCCGCCGTCCCTCAGCTCCTGGGACGCCTGGACCGGACCAGGGTCGCCGTGGCCGGGCACTCGATGGGCGGGCACACCGCGAGTGTGCTGCTGGGGGCCCGGGTCACCGATCCCGCCGACGGAGCGGACGTGGCGCCGGCCGATCCCCGGATCAAGGCGGGCGTACTGCTGGCGGCACCCGGCAGGGGTGGGGATGCCCTCACCGAGTACGCGGCCGAGAACCTCCCCTTCATCTCGACCACGGACTTCTCCACGATGACGACACCCACGCTCGTGGTCGCCGGCGAGAAGGACGCTTCGCCCCATCTGACCGTCCGCGGCCCGGAGTGGCACACGGATGCGTACGTCCTCTCCTCGGGCCCGAAGACACTGCTCACCGTGTTCGAGGCCGAGCACGGGCTCGGCGGGATCTCCGGATATGACGTCGCCGAGACGACGGACGAGAACCCGGAGCGAGTCTCCGCGGTCCAGCGGCTCACCTGGGCCTACCTCCGCACCCAGCTCCACCCCGGGGACTCCGCGTGGCAGGCGGCGTGCGACGCGCTGACGACCGGTCCCCTCGCGTTCGGCCGGGTCGAGTCCACGTCCCGGTAG
- a CDS encoding GNAT family N-acetyltransferase, translated as MRIRPVNIDELPLLQDIERAAGQCFREIGMPEIAEDEPLPVGELARHLRNGTAWVAVDPADAPVAYLIAEHVDGNLHVEQVSVHPDQARRGVGRGLLDHLAVHAVAGGAPALTLTTFLDVPWNAPYYARCGFRILDDGEIGPGLRDIRQQEAAHGLDRWPRACMRRDL; from the coding sequence ATGCGTATCCGCCCCGTGAACATCGACGAGCTTCCGCTTCTCCAGGACATCGAGCGGGCCGCCGGTCAGTGCTTCCGTGAGATCGGCATGCCCGAGATCGCCGAGGACGAGCCACTTCCGGTCGGTGAGCTGGCGCGCCACCTGAGGAACGGGACGGCCTGGGTCGCCGTCGATCCGGCCGACGCTCCGGTCGCCTACCTCATCGCTGAACACGTCGACGGGAACCTCCACGTCGAGCAGGTGTCGGTCCACCCGGATCAGGCACGTCGCGGTGTGGGACGCGGGTTGCTGGACCACCTCGCCGTTCACGCCGTGGCCGGCGGAGCCCCTGCCCTCACCCTCACCACCTTCCTCGATGTCCCCTGGAACGCGCCCTATTACGCGCGCTGCGGCTTCCGCATACTCGACGACGGCGAGATCGGCCCCGGCCTGCGGGACATCCGACAGCAGGAGGCCGCTCACGGTCTGGACCGATGGCCAAGGGCCTGCATGCGCAGAGACCTCTGA